The genomic stretch AGGGTCCGTGGACACCAAACCGCACTTGACCGCTGTGCCACAATCAGCAACTCAACCAGAGGTGACCAGCGATGGAGAAAACCCGACGAGGTCAGAAGTTGTAGATGTGGAGCGCGCTGATTTTCTCAGCACCAACTCATCCACCACCACTCGATCTGGCAGGAGGGTCCGGGGTCCAAGCAGGCTGGCCAGAGAGGACGTCGTTCCTGTAGCCCCAAAACTCAGTGCAACAAGAAGAAGAACTGCATCTCTCGAGGCCAAAGACGAACGCATCACACCCACTGATGGAGAACAGAGCAATACGCATGTGGCAAgtgaatttattaattaatcatttattattaattcataaataGTGGTTTTACCGGGCTTGAAATAGGTTGGACCGTatttgccgataaccgattaatcaatagtttttgttttgattaatcGATAGTTTtgaaaatggatactggattaaaaaaaatgctccatGTAAAATAGCACTGAAATTGATCACAATACAGTCATGTGACATCAGAGACCTCTCCGAGACATGAATCTGGTCCGTATTGTTTCAAATTCAGGACATTATGTAGATGATTCAGTCGGTTTGCTTCTAGTTTACACCAAGTTTTTCAGAATGAAAGTCTGAAAGTCTAAATTAGTAATTAAGGTTTGTGTccatgtctttttgtttttttcctccctttatTTTTCGCTTCATCTCATATATGGTATGGCAGGTCAAATCAAAGGTCATCATGGCCCTGCTTTGCCCTGCAGGCTTTAGTTTGGGCATCTCCACTCTATATTCTGGTTTCGTCTGTGCAGGACGGTCCTCCAAACGGGGACGAAGACGACGAGGACGGTGCAGGGATTTTTACAGAGGACACGGACGAAGAGTACACGCCGCACCAGCCACCCGTGGCGGCGTTTATAAAGCTCCGCGAGGGAAGCGCAGACGGAAAGGAAGTGTCGACGGGAAAGAGAACGGAGACGGAGGTGGGTCGACGACGGACGCGAAGAAGGACTCCGTTCAGTGTCCCACGTGCCACAAGACGTTCCTCAGCAAATACTACTTGAAAGTCCACAACAGGCGGCACACCGGGGAGAAACCTTTTAAGTGTGACAAATGTGGGAAATGCTATTATAGGAAGGAGAATTTGCAAGAGCATGAGGCCAGGAACTGCCTCAGCAGGACTGATATGGtgaggaagaaataaataaaatgaataataataaataaataaataaatatttgttaatgGGAACATAGCAGGCAGCGTATAAATGGCTTGAAGAATTTTTTTGTATGCATTGACTATTTTACCAAACTCAAACACCTTTTTCGGTCcagatgtttttctgctctAGGTGTCCCATGAGCTTTAAGAAGAGACAGGAACTGCGGATGCACACAGTCTCGCACACGGGCGAGATGCCGAATAAGgtcattttctatttaaatagcAAATATAAATGGGCcaaaaaacaagatttttaCATAATTGATAATAAACAGTGACGTATGTATTAAAGCAGGAATCAAACACTTCAGGACATGCCGCTATGCATGTCACGTGCATCctgtagtgttttattcttaCAGTATACACCACATAAATCACAGTTCATTTACTAAACACCatgctttttatacatttatatagatTTAATGGTGTTGAACGTCCACTTATAGTAttcaccatatggacaaaagtctctggacacctgagcattagaTGAAGTGCTTTTTCAGCATTTCACATTtcgtccccatttgcttttataatctCCACTTTTCTTTAAGGagcgtgcttgtggagatttgtgatcattcagtcacaaagggtgttagtaaagtcagaaggcagccaaagacatcctatacagttgtgagctttcaactttgtggtaacagtttgaggaagaacgacgtatggctggaaatgtcaggtgttcaattcttttttgtccatccatacatatatatatatatatatatatatatatataatacggataatgaaataattataggCTACTTTgaagtataatttttttgttgttgttcatgttgtaactctctctctgctttttttttttttagtgcacTTCATGTTCGGAGCAGTTCATGCAGAAGAAAGAGCTCCGAAATCACATGATCAAAGTCCACGGAGCTCCGAAACCATATTCAGTAAGAAGCCGGCTTTAAGACGTTTGTTTCGTGACGGCACACTAAGCTCGATTCAGTTTCAGGTTATTTTCaggtgcttttaacaatgacacAAGGAACAGTATTTATGACAACAGCAGCAGGTCGGAATATACAGTATCGGGATGAGATCTGCGTGAGAAGGTTTGGGAAATGAAACACATCCGCAATTGCGATTAACGTTTATATCCAAAAGCCGGAGGAGTGACGATGGAAATGTTATTATAACGTTTATTATTAACCCAAAGGAATTTCTTTAACAAATATTGATGCAAGCAAACTGTGTATTAACACAACaattaagaatatataaaatatataaatttacgATTATgggagtattttttttattggtctttcAATTTTCAACAAAAGTACAGCATTCCCCCGGAAGTTCTGAAAATCCgtgaattttggacgcaccacCATATCctctatggtaccttagtgaattcatctagacatttcCACTTTATAAACGTACAGTGTTTGAACAAATCCTGCGCTTCTATTGGCTGAGTCAACAGCCTTTCTCGCCTCCGGATTGGTCAGAGAACTCGGTTAGTAAGTTGGTTCCTTTGTGATGCGTTCTCAACAGAATATGTGACGTAACAGACATAAATGCTTTAGCAATcacttaaaatgtataatacaataatgttttgaaaacttgtatgaaaaatgttattcctaatgttcctgaacattcggtcccgctaAAAAATTCCcgcaaattttaagataatccgtaACTTGCTGTAAATTAGGTTCCAAATAAAAACCTGTGAATTTTCCAAGCTGCGAGTTCCGAGCCGCAGATTATcgggggttttactgtattatgtAGTTCCTGTTACAGTTTGTCCAGTATTGTGTAactttgtggacaactgactataagattcgtaTGCGTTTTATGAACATCCTTTTCCACATTGTTCCCCCTTTTGGTGTTctaataacatccactcttctgggataatgttccactagagtgtGGCGATGTTGTTGctgattcagccacaaggatgccAGTACAGTCACATACTGATAAagatgaggaggcctagggtgcagtcagagttccaattcatttcaatagggttgaggtcagagctctataactcAAGATCCTCCAttgcaacccatgtaaagcagatcttcatggagtgcTTCTCTGTGTACAGGAGTAtggtcatgctgaaacaggtttgcgtctcctagttcaagtgagcggaaaatttcatgccaccaCATGCAGACATCCTGTAttctgattaataataataataaaggataATTCCTCatagtaaacatttaaaaatttgaTATTACAAAAGATGCCCTGAGACGCCGGGGCTCAAAGCGTATACAttcaaagacattttttttccatatatgaTTTCCTTCTCGATCCTGTTTATTTCTAGTGCTCGCTCTGCCCCAAGAACTTCCTGTCACGCACCGAGCTGCGTCTCCACGAAGCCGCCAAGCACCGCGGGGAGAAGCTGTTCGTGTGTGAGGAGTGCGGCCATCGAGCTTCCAGCCGCAACGGCCTACAGATGCACATCAAAGCCATTCACAGGTTTCCTTTACAATCCTATACCGGAGAGATACAGAGTAGCCGTAGAACCTCCATATAGGGCCACCTATAGACGGATAAAAAGACGGATAAAACAATGTAAAGTGTGTCAGTAAGGTGCTGGATTTTTCATGGATACACAGACACAAGGCATTTAAGGTCATGTTAATAATACAAAGAGACATTATTGTGTACAGACAATAAATAATGTACTTGTTAtagaatggtttttttttttttttttattacagaaatgAAGGTTATTGTGTTATTGGTGCTAATAGTCATGTTTCTGCTTTGTCAAAAACTCAACATGAACACACCCGACCTCCTCTCTGCAGGAAGGAGCGTCCGTTCGTGTGCGAGATCTGCAATCACGCCTTTACCCAGAAGGTCAATCTGAACATGCATCtccgcacacacacaggggAGAAACCGTATCAGTGCCACCTGTGCGGCAAGACCTTTCGCACTCAGGGTAATTTCATTTCTAAACGTTTCTATCGGCAGTCCGTATGCCGTAAATCGGGTTGAGATATGATTAGAACTAGGTGTTGACATAGACTCCTCACCAggccacatcagtacctgcctttcgtaacacccttgtggctgatgaacacaaatatccataagcacactccaaaatctggtggaacatcttctcagaagagtggaggcaattataagagcaaactgggactaaatgtggaatgcaattcTCAAAAATCACATTCCATACTTAtaaccaggtgacccaatacttttggcaatatagtgtatatttcaaAAGCTTTGATACAGAGAAATACAGGTATTAATAGGACACTATTACTGTACtgttttgaatttatttatatgttctattgcattttattgtattCAAAAATCTTTAGTTCGAATATCACGTGTGTGTACATAGCGAGCCTGGACAAGCATAACCGCACACACACTGGCGAGCGGCCATACAGTTGTGAGTTCTGCGAGCAACGCTTTACCGAGAAAGGGCCGCTGCAGCGCCACATAGCCAGCAGACACCAAGAAGGCCAGCCGCACACCTGCCACATCTGCAACAAGTCCTTCAAAGGTGAGCAGCTGTTTTTGGAAAATTCTGGTTCGTCCTAAAATTAAGCCTGGTCAAGAGCTGGCGGATTTTGGATTTTCGCCGttttgtcttttccagccatcgAGCAGCTTCGTGTGCACGTACGGAGACACAAAGGGATGAGGAAGTTCGAGTGCACAGAGTGTGGCTACAAGTTCACCAGACAGGTACAGAGACATTCAACAACCTGGGCATCACAGTCAAAGCTGTAGGGATGGTAATACTATAAGGATATAGTGCTTGTCTTCCACCACATGATGTATTACATCATTATTATATGCAAGAGACCCTCTGTCTCTTGCATAGAAGGCTTGATTTCTGTGAACGATGTCCTCTGGTCCTCAGGCTCACTTGCGGCGACACGTCCAGATCCACAACCGCGTGGAGAACTACAACCCACGCCAGAGGAAACTGCGCAACCTCATAGTAGAGGATGAGAACGCAGAGACTACTCCCGCAGGACAGGAGGCGGCAGACGAGGATGCCCTTTCAGCCGAAGAGGAAAGCATGGTGCGGCTTGACTCTGGCGGTGTGAAGGAATCCGTGCAGGAAAGCTTCGGCATGGACGAGGTGATGGAGGTGCTGGTGACTGACACGTTTCCCATTCAGTCAGACCTAGTGGTGGAGCTGCAGGGAGACGGGGCTGATGGCAAAGCTTGAGGGAAGGGTAAGAAGAGCAAGTGCTCCAAGGTGCGATCCTGAGACCAGATTTGTTTTGGTGCATAAGTGAAACGGCAGCCAATTCAAATGCATGCACagtaaaataaagtacaaactttttttcctcactaGAGAGGCTCTGATGATGACGacggatttaaaaaaaaaattatttaccgAAATATACGGATAAAATAAAGCGTTAAAGATTTAACGCTTGAATGTATCTGCGTAGTCCACAAATAGTTGAATGTGTTTTCAATATTCAACTTGGCAGCCTGGGAAAACCCTTTTCTGGTTTCTTCACCAACATTATATTTGCAGGAACACTATATTACAGAgtaaaggaaaatatttttggtaAAAGGAAGCTGAACAGCATCTACAGTTAAAGGTGTTTCAGCTAAAGCAGCAGTCGAACCAACTGGAAAAGCCAATTCactgaaaggaaagaaaacaggatgggaagtaATTTCATATTGAATTGCACCAAACTGACCTTCATTTGACCTGTGAATTCACAAGTCTGAAGATCGGAAGCAGGAGGGAATATTGTGTCTTCAGCAAGTAAAAAATTGTAGGATTTACTTATTATTAGGGATTTTTCAAAATCATAAACCCCATGAACGTGTGCTCGGCTTTACTTGTTAATACAATAGAAGTTTATACATTAGACATCAGAATACATGCTTTTTACCTGCTCACCAGAATACAGCCACCACAAGATACagtatacggacaaaagtttgtggacacactGACTATAAGCtgcatatgtgctttttgaaattCCTATTCAGAATTTagcttccactcttctgggaagacgttccactagatttgtgagCTTGTAGATATTTGTACTCATTTAGCCAAATAttcaaaaatgtcatgctccgaCATCCAACGCATCCCATGCGATCTTGTGCCGCCAAATCTGTGATGACTgattggggaagaaccacatatgactggaaaagtcaggtgtcccaatacttatgtccatactaagtcttttttttttcctataaaagACACACAGTTTTAGTGTGGAATACAATAATAGTTTCTTGAAGTTGAGCGTGCTCACAGATACAGATCCTAACATTTTCAATTATATACGTATATGTGCTCAATCCTTTTGCGCTTCAAAATTTCACATGCGAAcactataaaatgtacatattatatGACATCATGGCGATACGATGTGCTATAATTACGCCAGTGCAAATAAACAGTCAATAAACCCGTAGTCCTGCCTGCAGTTTATTTCTTCATCACGCTTACAGgcatcacaaacacaaaccgAAACACAAGGCCTGTACGGTGAATTGTATTGGCCACATACCAAACCAAtgtaagaaaaaacaaacaaacaaacagaaaaaacaacaaacgtAACAAAATGTTAGAAGTACCGTTTCTGCATAGGAGTACgcaattataattattagtaataaccaaaaacacacacaatgtcttcCTCGAGACTTAATTACTAAATGAATACttccagttttttttgttgttttttttggaacagCGTAGTGAAAGCAATTCAAACAGTGAAAACAACACGCAACACAACATCTATAaaaataggaaagaaaaaaaaacctccataaATAAACTTCCTATCAAAATACCAACATGAATGGGATCGAGACGTTAAAAATCACAAAGATGTGAGGAATTCATGCATAATAGATTGTCTGGTTGAACATCAGAAcgagaaaaatgtttaatttttcacAGTGCGATCCAAATTTGCCAATATTTCTATGGATTTTAACGGTGCGATCCGACCCGTTTGTTTTTTGGAAAGCGACAAGGCTGCGGTTGCTTTCCTCACACCCCCTTCTGTTTAATCCAATCGATTCCCTACTTCATAGCAAGACTTGAACCCGCGTCATCCGGTCTCCTTCTAGTGCACGGACTAACGTGTGATGCAAATGTACATGGCTGCACTACTGAAGATCGAATtagtgtgtgagaaaaaaacaacacaaccaGCATGATTCCTACCAGAGTACTTTCATGTTTGTATGTCAAGTTGagtattattttagtaaatagtaaaaaaaccAAGCACCTGATAAACAATATTAACACAGGTGCCAATATTTATAGTTCAGCCTTTATGATTATTGCTTATTATccttgcaataaaaaaacagaaagccaACACAGTTCTGCTTTTGGTAGTAAAGTTAACACTTGAATAAAAGTTCACAAAATTCCCACATAGAAAAGCGTAGTTACTTTACACCTCCTGCAAgtgaacagagaaaaaaaaaaaaaaaaacactatatggacaaaagtattgagacacctaaCCTTTTCCCCAGACTTTTTCAAGtggttttccccaaactgttaccacaggtTCGGAGGTACacgattgtataggacgtctttggttgcgctagcaggagattttcctaacctgttccagcaattTCCGTGTGCACATGAGGACATGCCTTAaggtttggtgtggaagatctcctgctatagagctctgatctcaaccctattgaacatctttgggtaTAAATCATCTTACCTCCGTCAGTACTgaactgaatgagcacaaatcttcacaaacacagTCTTCTCAGAAGAGTAACAGCGAACAGGGACGAACGGTTCTCGGCAAACTCCCACGAAGACTGTCTAATAGAAATCACCAAGAACTACAGTAACAGCTAGGCATCTTCAGGCCTTGGTTGAGATGGTAAGATCATGACTAATGGCTGAAATGAATATCTGAATATGATGAGCGCTACAATTAGACAAACCTCGGCATTTCGGCAAATAATATCCTTTGGATATAAAATGGAAAGTGAAGAAGGTAAACAAAAACCAAACCTCAGCACTGGGGGCTGCATAGATTAGCGAACTAATACATTCAGTGGTCATGAAATGTAAAGAAAGGAAGTGAAATGGACTTTGGTGgtcagaaaaaacaaaacaaaacaaaccagaAATGTCTTTCTAATGAAAACGAAAGCGCTGTCCAAGAAAAGCCTCACGCTGAACTATAAAAGCTCTGGTGACGTATATGAGCTGCTGTCTATCTAATGACTAAGCTGCCCTTTCtatataatatctatctatacgcccccttgtggctgaatgaatatgaacatcttcccagaagagtggagactgttcaaacagcaaatggggactaaacgtAGAACAAGAAGGACATATTAAtcttatggtgaggtgtccacaaacttttgtccatacagccTATTTTCAATAAAGCATcactgtgtttgtatgttttttgttagtttttttttaccatgtaTTTCCATGTGCTTCATTTCATGTCGGTTTAATGCTGATAGTGTGGCTAGAATCATGCTGGTGTAAACACTGATCCCAGACACATCCGGCCCGAGGTTAACGGAAATAAGAATACAAAGAGGCAAACAGCGGGAGCAGGAATAGTGCATCATGTCCGTCGCTCTCCGGTTGAGGTGAAGAATGTGGTAAAGTGCGTATCGTGGAGTTCGATGGTGGCATCAGCGCGCCGGGTTCACCTCCCGATTGCGGTGGTTGTGATTGAGCTCGTTGTTGAGCTCTTGAAGCGCATGGTGGTGGCGATGGTGGCGGTGCAGGTGGATGTCTTCTGCCTCGGAGACGTCGAGCGGCTCGAACGTACTGGGAACGAGGGGCATGAACTGGCGGAAGATACTGACGCTGCCGTGCCAGAAGGTGGGCTGGGGGAGTCGGCCGGCTAGGCTCCATGAGCGCGCGCCGGGGTCGTACACCTCCACCACGTCGGACAGCTCAAACGTGTTGTCATAGCCACCAGACACATACAGGCGGCCTCCCAGAACTGCCACACTGCCTCCCACGTGTACCTGTGGCGGAGGGTATCATAGGAGTAAGTCAGTACCTGGACCTGTAGAATAACTCTCATAGTATGAGGGGGCAACATAAAGAAGAAGAGCTAGATAGCAGGCCCAAGTAAAAACTCTTCCACCCAACTTCTCCATCCTTAGTGTAAGTCAAACATCTCTGAAGATACTGTAGAAGGATAAGAAATACTGGCTGTTGAGATACTGAGGTCTGTTTTATGACCATAAATGacgtgttttttgtttatatactaAAGTAATACCGTTCTTGTGATATTTCAAGATATACGGTATATATGTTCATTGTACCACCTGGTATCCCACCCCCTAATCATTCAAGATGCCTACACACTAATCGTGTCACACTCACGAGGTCGATGTGAAGAAGGACAAGAAAAATTCCTTACTTGGTTCATCGGGCTAATTTTGTCCCATTCGTTCTTCTGTGGATCGTAGATGTCAATTTCTGCTGAGTCATCCCTGAAACATAGGAACCGTGATAAATGCTTTCGCAAATGTATTCATTGtccatttaaaatcataaactCTGTTGGAAGTAACAAAATGAAAGCAAAGTTTTAcaccaaagaaagaaaaagtacttgTGCAAGAAAAATTACAACTGTTTTTCCCCACAGTATCTCATGCTGTCAGTGTTTATCATAAGCGGTCATCATGTTGTGTGTGCTGAGGGGAAAACATGGAGGTGAGGAGTCGTTCATGATTGATTCGTTCGTTTTGACCGAGTCTTTAATATGACTGATTATGACTTTAAATGAGTGATTCGTCCGTTTTCTACTGGACGCACTTGAGCAAAGCGTCGCAAAATCTCGAATGAaggaaattacaaaaaaaacctatgcGTTCactttgatgaacgagattcaaagaaccaagtcactaaaatgattcaTACATGACACCGAAGCAGCACCGTTccaatgcaaatatatattacatcatTCATTTGAAAACCGTTTCCTTAAGCTATGACATTGTGACTGCTGCGTCTTCTATGTCAAAAGGttttcaaaagaaagaaagataatcaattcacctcctcaccttacaaAATAGATGTTCCCATTGAGAGTCACTGATTTTGGTGCGAAAGACCAGGGAGGCAGCTGGCCGCAGTTTACCAGGTTCCAGCGGTTAGTTTCGGCATCGTAGCATTGAATGGCCATGGCATCCTCACCAGGGAGTGAGCCGGTGGCATAGAGACGTCCCCCACACACTGTAGTTGAGCAGTTGTCCATGGCGTGCAACATGGGCACCAAAGGCTCCCAGCAGTCTAGTGTGTGGTCGTAGCGCTCCGTGCTGTCAGACGCCACCACGTAGAGCTGGCCCTTCACCACACACGAGCTGTGGTACTCACGTGCCTTAAGCATGGGCGACACTTCGGTCCACTCGTTCACGCTCGAGTTGTAGCGCCACACGCCGTCGTAGAGGCGCGATCCATCTGAGCCGCCtgccaataataataaaaaataaaaaaagcaggtgGGGTTAAAAGTAGACACGGTATCAGCAAAACCCCATCTTAGTTATAAGCATGTTAACTGTTCAGGGCGAAAGATGTCATTTTTTGTAGCCCTTTCTTACAACCAATGATACATTACAAAACGCATATGAGGATTTGTGACAGCCCTGAGATGTTTTTCTGGTGTGAACATTGTCCAGTTCTGGACGCCCGAATCATTaactgctgttgtttttctggCAGAACACCACGTCCCCATTTCCTCTCTCGCGTCTAGCCAAAAGCTAGCTGTTTATTTATACTCGTGCAATGATTCAAGCCATAAAGGATTACAGGGTTGTTTTGAGCCTTCATGGATTTCAGGTCTTTTACAAAGAAGGTATAGTGTTTAATCTTTGGTACTACACGTGCCACCAGCTGGGACGGATGGATAAAGGACAGATCGGAAGATTCACATAAATCTGAGTAAAgtcacaacaacaaaaaatagcaataaaaGACTTCTCATTCTTTTGGAAATATGACGGACTCACACCCAGTGATCCCCTGCGACCCCGTCCAGGATAAACTGCTTACTGAAAGTGTCAATGACTGATCATCTTCCCCCTGATCCATGGTTTCTATTTCACTTGCACAATGGAGCTGAATGTTCTACTTACCGCCCTCATAAAAAGTGTACATAGATGTTTCTGGATCACTTCTCCAAAAGCATTTATACTGCTTTACAAGGTGTCTACACAGTAAACGACTGCCAAATTTgcctctttattttcattagaagtTCAATAGTTGGCACATTTGCATGTTGCCTGTTCTATCAGGTCGGTTGTCAGGTTTCAAAATCCTTCTTTTGAATTTCCATTAGCAATTTCTGTAGTACTGCTTGATTTGTAGTAACCAATAAACTAAGAGAAACTCCTTCGCTTATCAAGGGTAGATTTATATGATGGGAAAACAAACCATGTACATGGGAGAGATGTGAATATGGATATTGTACCAAGTTGGAGTCTAAAGAAATATTCTGTTACTTTAGTACATACAGCCATGTCTAGAAGTCGACCGATTCATTGGTTTAGCAGTTTAATTGTCGCAGCTTGTTGATAGATGAAACCATACTattagtttttccgggttgcgctatacagtacgagagcagcctctagaggcgaatcccTGACGCCACAtgttgtttatttgaagtgtcttttttaaaatcattttggatgtaactatttttatttgtttggagtGTCTGAATTAGGGCTGCACAATTCggggaaaaatgtaatgtttgcgATTATTGTGGTCAATATAATAAATGGTATCATAATTGGTATCACCGAGTGGGTGTGTGTCCCGGCCTGAGtacaaaaaactaaaagcaCTGTCTGTCGTCTCTTTCTTCCAACTAGTGAGATCTGTTACAGATTTTTCATATTCAaactgaaattattattattttttgttttgttagcgGCACGGAAAGACTGCAAACTGTTCTCAGAAAGTATGTGTCCACCCGTGCacttatttaattcattatatcGCAACATTTGCGGTCATTTAATCACAAGTTGACATCACAATTGCGATACGATTAATCGTGCAGCACTAGTCTGACGCATGTCTTTGATTTTTCCTTAacatttattactataattagtATATCCACGTTTCATTTTGTACGTTTTTGCATAGTTATGCACAgcgttatgtttgtttttttatccagcatccatttaaaaaactatCAGTCGATTCATCGGTTAGgtatgatccaacctagctatcagtaGCCGATGGTCCGACCTACCTGTGACATACATATCATTGCCCAGTGCGGCTATACTGTAGCCTCCACCGAGATGGTCAGGAAACTCAGCCAGGTATCTCCACTGGCCTGTCTGCGGGTTGAAACAGTCGACGGTCACGAGTTCATCACAGTCTTGGTCACACCCTCCCACCACGACCAGAATCTCGGCAAGACCAGTAGAAGGACGAGGGCGCATTCGCTGGCACGGCCGATCGTGCCGGTCGTACTCTCCTGACTGGAAGCTGCGTGCCTCGGACACCAGACGCAGACACTCCGGTGTTAAATAGACGAGTGGGTCGCTTTCAACACGGGCAAGCAAAAAGAAGCGTCGAACGAAGGGCAAGCGTACCTGCTGCAGGAGCTCCGGCCAGTACTGAAG from Silurus meridionalis isolate SWU-2019-XX chromosome 16, ASM1480568v1, whole genome shotgun sequence encodes the following:
- the zbtb48 gene encoding telomere zinc finger-associated protein produces the protein MDRSTLDGAHAKWVLSELNQQRGLGKFCDVMLNTPSGQVFLAHRNILACFSHIFRDLPSSTTCTEINLPQECPDEGLELLLHFFYTGDLELNSETEVKVRRAADDLSVPDSLVPAQKLVRSDGSEDGEGKSLFLSGSVDTKPHLTAVPQSATQPEVTSDGENPTRSEVVDVERADFLSTNSSTTTRSGRRVRGPSRLAREDVVPVAPKLSATRRRTASLEAKDERITPTDGEQSNTHVVKSKVIMALLCPAGFSLGISTLYSGFVCAGRSSKRGRRRRGRCRDFYRGHGRRVHAAPATRGGVYKAPRGKRRRKGSVDGKENGDGGGSTTDAKKDSVQCPTCHKTFLSKYYLKVHNRRHTGEKPFKCDKCGKCYYRKENLQEHEARNCLSRTDMMFFCSRCPMSFKKRQELRMHTVSHTGEMPNKCTSCSEQFMQKKELRNHMIKVHGAPKPYSCSLCPKNFLSRTELRLHEAAKHRGEKLFVCEECGHRASSRNGLQMHIKAIHRKERPFVCEICNHAFTQKVNLNMHLRTHTGEKPYQCHLCGKTFRTQASLDKHNRTHTGERPYSCEFCEQRFTEKGPLQRHIASRHQEGQPHTCHICNKSFKAIEQLRVHVRRHKGMRKFECTECGYKFTRQAHLRRHVQIHNRVENYNPRQRKLRNLIVEDENAETTPAGQEAADEDALSAEEESMVRLDSGGVKESVQESFGMDEVMEVLVTDTFPIQSDLVVELQGDGADGKA
- the klhl21 gene encoding kelch-like protein 21 yields the protein MEKPVLQTQHSMLPFFDTAHAVNLLRGIHELRAERKFFDVTLCAEGKEFHCHRTVLAAASTYFRAMFAGTLRESAMDRVSLQEVSAELLGLLVDFCYTGRVTVTCDNVDVLLKAADLFQFPSVKAACCAFLEQRLDVSNCLEIQDFAEAYACSELATSARRFALNNIMDLAKGQEFERLPWKRLLELVSNDGLRVDKEETAYQMAARWVKADPRRRLQYWPELLQQVRLPFVRRFFLLARVESDPLVYLTPECLRLVSEARSFQSGEYDRHDRPCQRMRPRPSTGLAEILVVVGGCDQDCDELVTVDCFNPQTGQWRYLAEFPDHLGGGYSIAALGNDMYVTGGSDGSRLYDGVWRYNSSVNEWTEVSPMLKAREYHSSCVVKGQLYVVASDSTERYDHTLDCWEPLVPMLHAMDNCSTTVCGGRLYATGSLPGEDAMAIQCYDAETNRWNLVNCGQLPPWSFAPKSVTLNGNIYFVRDDSAEIDIYDPQKNEWDKISPMNQVHVGGSVAVLGGRLYVSGGYDNTFELSDVVEVYDPGARSWSLAGRLPQPTFWHGSVSIFRQFMPLVPSTFEPLDVSEAEDIHLHRHHRHHHALQELNNELNHNHRNREVNPAR